One genomic region from Phocoena sinus isolate mPhoSin1 chromosome 3, mPhoSin1.pri, whole genome shotgun sequence encodes:
- the HMG20B gene encoding SWI/SNF-related matrix-associated actin-dependent regulator of chromatin subfamily E member 1-related isoform X2 — MSHGPKQPGAAAAPASGKAPGQHGGFVVAVKQERGEGPRAGEKGSHEEEPVKKRGWPKGKKRKKILPNGPKAPVTGYVRFLNERREQIRTRHPDLPFPEITKMLGAEWSKLQPAEKQRYLDEAEREKQQYMKELRAYQQSEAYKMCTEKIQEKKIKKEDSSSGLMNTLLNGHKGGDCDGFSTFDVPIFTEEFLDQNKAREAELRRLRKMNVAFEEQNAVLQRHTQSMSSARERLEQELALEERRTLALQQQLHAVRQALTASFASLPVPGPRAYRPPLSDLCFGGDPTAVTPPLGSADGSPPRRHRRDAHAQHPGLLHGAAARCHRARPRAAREAHRPHQGDPGPGRQ, encoded by the exons ATGTCCCACGGTCCCAAGCAGCCCGGCGCGGCCGCCGC GCCGGCGAGCGGCAAGGCTCCAGGACAGCATGGGGGCTTCGTGGTGGCTGTCAAGCAAGAGCGCGGCGAGGGCCCGAGGGCCGGAGAGAAGGGGTCCCACGAGGAGGAG CCGGTGAAGAAGCGAGGCTGGCCCAAAGGCAAGAAGCGGAAGAAAATCCTGCCGAATGGGCCCAAGGCACCTGTCACCGGCTACGTGCGCTTCCTGAACGAGCGGCGCGAGCAGATCCGGACGCGCCACCCGGACCTGCCCTTTCCTGAGATCACCAAGATGCTGGGCGCCGAGTGGAGCAAGCTGCAGCCGGCGGAGAAGCAG CGGTACCTAGACGAGGCTGAGCGGGAGAAGCAGCAGTACATGAAGGAGCTGAGGGCGTACCAGCAGTCGGAAGCCTACAAGATGTGCACAGAGAAGATCCAGGAAAAGAAGATCAAGAAAG aggACTCCAGCTCCGGGCTCATGAATACCCTTTTGAATGGACACAAG GGTGGAGACTGTGACGGCTTCTCCACTTTCGACGTCCCCATCTTCACGGAAGAGTTCTTGGACCAAAACAAAG CGCGGGAGGCGGAGCTGCGGCGCCTGCGGAAGATGAACGTGGCCTTCGAGGAGCAGAACGCGGTGCTGCAGAGGCACACGCAGAGCATGAGCAGCGCGCGCGAGCGCCTGGAGCAGGAGCTGGCGCTGGAGGAGCGGCGGACACTGGCGCTGCAGCAGCAGCTCCACGCGGTGCGCCAGGCGCTCACCGCCAGCTTCGCCTCGCTGCCGGTGCCGG GACCCCGCGCTTACAGACCCCcactctctgacctctgcttcggTGGAGACCCCACCGCGGTGACTCCTCCGCTGGGCTCGGCTGACGGGTCCCCCCCCCGCAGGCACAGGCGAGACGCCCACGCTCAGCACCCTGGACTTCTACATGGCGCGGCTGCACGGTGCCATAGAGCGCGACCCCGCGCAGCACGAGAAGCTCATCGTCCGCATCAAGGAGATCCTGGCCCAGGTCGCCAG TGA
- the HMG20B gene encoding SWI/SNF-related matrix-associated actin-dependent regulator of chromatin subfamily E member 1-related isoform X3 has product MSHGPKQPGAAAAPASGKAPGQHGGFVVAVKQERGEGPRAGEKGSHEEEPVKKRGWPKGKKRKKILPNGPKAPVTGYVRFLNERREQIRTRHPDLPFPEITKMLGAEWSKLQPAEKQRYLDEAEREKQQYMKELRAYQQSEAYKMCTEKIQEKKIKKEDSSSGLMNTLLNGHKGGDCDGFSTFDVPIFTEEFLDQNKAREAELRRLRKMNVAFEEQNAVLQRHTQSMSSARERLEQELALEERRTLALQQQLHAVRQALTASFASLPVPGTGETPTLSTLDFYMARLHGAIERDPAQHEKLIVRIKEILAQVARARHTTRMWEQHAWTA; this is encoded by the exons ATGTCCCACGGTCCCAAGCAGCCCGGCGCGGCCGCCGC GCCGGCGAGCGGCAAGGCTCCAGGACAGCATGGGGGCTTCGTGGTGGCTGTCAAGCAAGAGCGCGGCGAGGGCCCGAGGGCCGGAGAGAAGGGGTCCCACGAGGAGGAG CCGGTGAAGAAGCGAGGCTGGCCCAAAGGCAAGAAGCGGAAGAAAATCCTGCCGAATGGGCCCAAGGCACCTGTCACCGGCTACGTGCGCTTCCTGAACGAGCGGCGCGAGCAGATCCGGACGCGCCACCCGGACCTGCCCTTTCCTGAGATCACCAAGATGCTGGGCGCCGAGTGGAGCAAGCTGCAGCCGGCGGAGAAGCAG CGGTACCTAGACGAGGCTGAGCGGGAGAAGCAGCAGTACATGAAGGAGCTGAGGGCGTACCAGCAGTCGGAAGCCTACAAGATGTGCACAGAGAAGATCCAGGAAAAGAAGATCAAGAAAG aggACTCCAGCTCCGGGCTCATGAATACCCTTTTGAATGGACACAAG GGTGGAGACTGTGACGGCTTCTCCACTTTCGACGTCCCCATCTTCACGGAAGAGTTCTTGGACCAAAACAAAG CGCGGGAGGCGGAGCTGCGGCGCCTGCGGAAGATGAACGTGGCCTTCGAGGAGCAGAACGCGGTGCTGCAGAGGCACACGCAGAGCATGAGCAGCGCGCGCGAGCGCCTGGAGCAGGAGCTGGCGCTGGAGGAGCGGCGGACACTGGCGCTGCAGCAGCAGCTCCACGCGGTGCGCCAGGCGCTCACCGCCAGCTTCGCCTCGCTGCCGGTGCCGG GCACAGGCGAGACGCCCACGCTCAGCACCCTGGACTTCTACATGGCGCGGCTGCACGGTGCCATAGAGCGCGACCCCGCGCAGCACGAGAAGCTCATCGTCCGCATCAAGGAGATCCTGGCCCAGGTCGCCAG GGCACGTCACACTACACGGATGTGGGAACAGCACGCGTGGACAGCGTGA
- the HMG20B gene encoding SWI/SNF-related matrix-associated actin-dependent regulator of chromatin subfamily E member 1-related isoform X5: MSHGPKQPGAAAAPASGKAPGQHGGFVVAVKQERGEGPRAGEKGSHEEEPVKKRGWPKGKKRKKILPNGPKAPVTGYVRFLNERREQIRTRHPDLPFPEITKMLGAEWSKLQPAEKQRYLDEAEREKQQYMKELRAYQQSEAYKMCTEKIQEKKIKKEDSSSGLMNTLLNGHKGGDCDGFSTFDVPIFTEEFLDQNKAREAELRRLRKMNVAFEEQNAVLQRHTQSMSSAHRQLRLAAGAGHRRDAHAQHPGLLHGAAARCHRARPRAAREAHRPHQGDPGPGRQ, from the exons ATGTCCCACGGTCCCAAGCAGCCCGGCGCGGCCGCCGC GCCGGCGAGCGGCAAGGCTCCAGGACAGCATGGGGGCTTCGTGGTGGCTGTCAAGCAAGAGCGCGGCGAGGGCCCGAGGGCCGGAGAGAAGGGGTCCCACGAGGAGGAG CCGGTGAAGAAGCGAGGCTGGCCCAAAGGCAAGAAGCGGAAGAAAATCCTGCCGAATGGGCCCAAGGCACCTGTCACCGGCTACGTGCGCTTCCTGAACGAGCGGCGCGAGCAGATCCGGACGCGCCACCCGGACCTGCCCTTTCCTGAGATCACCAAGATGCTGGGCGCCGAGTGGAGCAAGCTGCAGCCGGCGGAGAAGCAG CGGTACCTAGACGAGGCTGAGCGGGAGAAGCAGCAGTACATGAAGGAGCTGAGGGCGTACCAGCAGTCGGAAGCCTACAAGATGTGCACAGAGAAGATCCAGGAAAAGAAGATCAAGAAAG aggACTCCAGCTCCGGGCTCATGAATACCCTTTTGAATGGACACAAG GGTGGAGACTGTGACGGCTTCTCCACTTTCGACGTCCCCATCTTCACGGAAGAGTTCTTGGACCAAAACAAAG CGCGGGAGGCGGAGCTGCGGCGCCTGCGGAAGATGAACGTGGCCTTCGAGGAGCAGAACGCGGTGCTGCAGAGGCACACGCAGAGCATGAGCA GCGCTCACCGCCAGCTTCGCCTCGCTGCCGGTGCCGG GCACAGGCGAGACGCCCACGCTCAGCACCCTGGACTTCTACATGGCGCGGCTGCACGGTGCCATAGAGCGCGACCCCGCGCAGCACGAGAAGCTCATCGTCCGCATCAAGGAGATCCTGGCCCAGGTCGCCAG TGA
- the HMG20B gene encoding SWI/SNF-related matrix-associated actin-dependent regulator of chromatin subfamily E member 1-related isoform X4 has translation MSHGPKQPGAAAAPASGKAPGQHGGFVVAVKQERGEGPRAGEKGSHEEEPVKKRGWPKGKKRKKILPNGPKAPVTGYVRFLNERREQIRTRHPDLPFPEITKMLGAEWSKLQPAEKQRYLDEAEREKQQYMKELRAYQQSEAYKMCTEKIQEKKIKKEDSSSGLMNTLLNGHKGGDCDGFSTFDVPIFTEEFLDQNKAREAELRRLRKMNVAFEEQNAVLQRHTQSMSSARERLEQELALEERRTLALQQQLHAVRQALTASFASLPVPGTGETPTLSTLDFYMARLHGAIERDPAQHEKLIVRIKEILAQVASEHL, from the exons ATGTCCCACGGTCCCAAGCAGCCCGGCGCGGCCGCCGC GCCGGCGAGCGGCAAGGCTCCAGGACAGCATGGGGGCTTCGTGGTGGCTGTCAAGCAAGAGCGCGGCGAGGGCCCGAGGGCCGGAGAGAAGGGGTCCCACGAGGAGGAG CCGGTGAAGAAGCGAGGCTGGCCCAAAGGCAAGAAGCGGAAGAAAATCCTGCCGAATGGGCCCAAGGCACCTGTCACCGGCTACGTGCGCTTCCTGAACGAGCGGCGCGAGCAGATCCGGACGCGCCACCCGGACCTGCCCTTTCCTGAGATCACCAAGATGCTGGGCGCCGAGTGGAGCAAGCTGCAGCCGGCGGAGAAGCAG CGGTACCTAGACGAGGCTGAGCGGGAGAAGCAGCAGTACATGAAGGAGCTGAGGGCGTACCAGCAGTCGGAAGCCTACAAGATGTGCACAGAGAAGATCCAGGAAAAGAAGATCAAGAAAG aggACTCCAGCTCCGGGCTCATGAATACCCTTTTGAATGGACACAAG GGTGGAGACTGTGACGGCTTCTCCACTTTCGACGTCCCCATCTTCACGGAAGAGTTCTTGGACCAAAACAAAG CGCGGGAGGCGGAGCTGCGGCGCCTGCGGAAGATGAACGTGGCCTTCGAGGAGCAGAACGCGGTGCTGCAGAGGCACACGCAGAGCATGAGCAGCGCGCGCGAGCGCCTGGAGCAGGAGCTGGCGCTGGAGGAGCGGCGGACACTGGCGCTGCAGCAGCAGCTCCACGCGGTGCGCCAGGCGCTCACCGCCAGCTTCGCCTCGCTGCCGGTGCCGG GCACAGGCGAGACGCCCACGCTCAGCACCCTGGACTTCTACATGGCGCGGCTGCACGGTGCCATAGAGCGCGACCCCGCGCAGCACGAGAAGCTCATCGTCCGCATCAAGGAGATCCTGGCCCAGGTCGCCAG TGAGCATCTATGA
- the HMG20B gene encoding SWI/SNF-related matrix-associated actin-dependent regulator of chromatin subfamily E member 1-related isoform X1: MSHGPKQPGAAAAPASGKAPGQHGGFVVAVKQERGEGPRAGEKGSHEEEPVKKRGWPKGKKRKKILPNGPKAPVTGYVRFLNERREQIRTRHPDLPFPEITKMLGAEWSKLQPAEKQRYLDEAEREKQQYMKELRAYQQSEAYKMCTEKIQEKKIKKEDSSSGLMNTLLNGHKGGDCDGFSTFDVPIFTEEFLDQNKAREAELRRLRKMNVAFEEQNAVLQRHTQSMSSARERLEQELALEERRTLALQQQLHAVRQALTASFASLPVPGTGETPTLSTLDFYMARLHGAIERDPAQHEKLIVRIKEILAQVASIPLAISLPSTPTQKNRPPRTVHRTPWPQGPARPARPTGHVTLHGCGNSTRGQRDPGQEETRSRSSAQCGESYTPYTGSPGPVPGHRAEKTHT; encoded by the exons ATGTCCCACGGTCCCAAGCAGCCCGGCGCGGCCGCCGC GCCGGCGAGCGGCAAGGCTCCAGGACAGCATGGGGGCTTCGTGGTGGCTGTCAAGCAAGAGCGCGGCGAGGGCCCGAGGGCCGGAGAGAAGGGGTCCCACGAGGAGGAG CCGGTGAAGAAGCGAGGCTGGCCCAAAGGCAAGAAGCGGAAGAAAATCCTGCCGAATGGGCCCAAGGCACCTGTCACCGGCTACGTGCGCTTCCTGAACGAGCGGCGCGAGCAGATCCGGACGCGCCACCCGGACCTGCCCTTTCCTGAGATCACCAAGATGCTGGGCGCCGAGTGGAGCAAGCTGCAGCCGGCGGAGAAGCAG CGGTACCTAGACGAGGCTGAGCGGGAGAAGCAGCAGTACATGAAGGAGCTGAGGGCGTACCAGCAGTCGGAAGCCTACAAGATGTGCACAGAGAAGATCCAGGAAAAGAAGATCAAGAAAG aggACTCCAGCTCCGGGCTCATGAATACCCTTTTGAATGGACACAAG GGTGGAGACTGTGACGGCTTCTCCACTTTCGACGTCCCCATCTTCACGGAAGAGTTCTTGGACCAAAACAAAG CGCGGGAGGCGGAGCTGCGGCGCCTGCGGAAGATGAACGTGGCCTTCGAGGAGCAGAACGCGGTGCTGCAGAGGCACACGCAGAGCATGAGCAGCGCGCGCGAGCGCCTGGAGCAGGAGCTGGCGCTGGAGGAGCGGCGGACACTGGCGCTGCAGCAGCAGCTCCACGCGGTGCGCCAGGCGCTCACCGCCAGCTTCGCCTCGCTGCCGGTGCCGG GCACAGGCGAGACGCCCACGCTCAGCACCCTGGACTTCTACATGGCGCGGCTGCACGGTGCCATAGAGCGCGACCCCGCGCAGCACGAGAAGCTCATCGTCCGCATCAAGGAGATCCTGGCCCAGGTCGCCAG CATCCCTCTAGCTATCAGTCTCCCCAGCACCCCAACCCAGAAAAATCGCCCACCACGCACAGTGCACAGAACCCCATGGCCCCAGGGCCCAGCGAGGCCTGCTCGACCCACAGGGCACGTCACACTACACGGATGTGGGAACAGCACGCGTGGACAGCGTGACCCGGGACAGGAGGAGACCCGCAGCCGCTCGTCCGCCCAGTGTGGGGAGAGTTACACACCCTACACCGGCTCTCCAGGACCAGTCCCTGGACACAGGGCAGAGAAAACCCACACCTGA